One window of Lentisphaerota bacterium genomic DNA carries:
- a CDS encoding dihydroorotate dehydrogenase electron transfer subunit yields the protein MVDCMARVIEQHSLSSDYFMLLLKAPEVTATARPGQFVHVRVTGLSEAALRRPFSIYGADQGVLALIYKTVGRGTEQLARLAAGDTVSVIGPLGNGFPLDCGGRVPILVAGGYGVAPLSFLARRLGRRGVLLVGARRAEDILCACDFADLAWDVRVATQDGSRGERGLVTDLLDACLATSPEASTEIYACGPDGMLRAVGERAVAAGVRAWLSLDKHMVCGVGACLACVQRLRRADGAEWIGRVCHDGPVFEAREIVW from the coding sequence ATGGTCGATTGCATGGCACGGGTGATCGAGCAACACAGTCTTTCGTCCGACTATTTCATGTTGCTCCTGAAGGCACCTGAGGTGACCGCGACCGCACGACCGGGGCAGTTTGTCCATGTGCGCGTGACCGGCCTGAGCGAGGCCGCGTTGCGCCGGCCGTTTAGCATTTACGGCGCGGATCAGGGCGTGCTCGCGCTGATCTACAAAACCGTCGGCCGGGGCACCGAGCAACTGGCGCGTCTGGCGGCGGGCGACACGGTATCGGTGATCGGCCCTCTGGGAAACGGGTTTCCCTTGGATTGCGGCGGGCGCGTGCCCATTCTGGTGGCCGGCGGTTACGGCGTCGCGCCGCTGAGCTTTCTGGCGCGGCGGCTGGGCCGGCGCGGCGTGCTGCTGGTCGGGGCGCGCCGCGCGGAGGACATTCTCTGCGCCTGCGATTTTGCGGATCTGGCGTGGGACGTGCGGGTGGCCACTCAAGACGGATCACGCGGTGAACGCGGGCTGGTCACCGATCTGCTGGACGCCTGCCTCGCCACGTCGCCGGAGGCGTCGACTGAGATTTACGCCTGCGGTCCGGACGGCATGCTGCGGGCGGTCGGCGAGCGGGCGGTGGCTGCAGGCGTGCGCGCCTGGCTTTCGCTGGACAAGCACATGGTGTGCGGCGTCGGCGCGTGTTTGGCTTGCGTGCAGCGGCTGCGCCGGGCCGACGGTGCCGAATGGATCGGACGCGTCTGTCACGACGGCCCGGTGTTCGAAGCGCGGGAGATCGTGTGGTGA
- a CDS encoding DUF362 domain-containing protein: MDNLLPTQSSPVANARDHSLSRGVAFARCNGYDPDMLAAALDRLLAPLGGMSAFVSSGCRVLVKPNLLTDRPPEAAVTTHPELVRQVIRRLKGAGAVVVVADSPAFVTRVEQVWRVTGMQAVCAEEGVPLLCMEAAPLTTLSRDGYTFAVSNLALHADLIVNLPKVKSHSLTVLTAAVKNFYGVIPGHLKTELHKTHARTARFGGLVRAVCRAMPASLTIADGVLAMEGDGPSSGTPVPLNFLAASTDPFALDLALCDVLRIDPGQVPYLAGLSHAPDYTARVRYGECPDVAHFRLPRNASRLMLNLLPEWLVRRVGTLIWFRPAFGSACVRCGKCVTACPVRAIALRVGGLPELNGPACIGCCCCHEVCPAHAITIQPSPLVRLERRVARAFAPRARDA; encoded by the coding sequence ATGGACAACCTCTTGCCGACCCAATCTTCCCCGGTTGCCAACGCCCGGGATCACAGCCTTTCCAGGGGTGTCGCGTTTGCGCGCTGCAACGGATATGATCCCGACATGCTTGCGGCCGCATTGGATCGGCTACTCGCGCCGTTGGGCGGCATGTCGGCCTTCGTGAGCTCCGGCTGTCGGGTGCTCGTCAAGCCCAACCTGCTGACGGACCGGCCTCCCGAGGCTGCCGTCACCACCCATCCCGAGCTGGTGCGACAGGTGATTCGGCGGCTCAAGGGCGCTGGTGCCGTGGTCGTGGTGGCCGACAGTCCGGCTTTTGTCACGCGGGTGGAGCAGGTCTGGCGTGTCACCGGCATGCAGGCCGTCTGCGCCGAAGAGGGGGTCCCCCTGCTTTGCATGGAGGCTGCGCCGCTGACGACGCTCTCCCGTGACGGCTACACGTTTGCGGTCAGCAACCTCGCCCTGCATGCCGATCTCATCGTCAATCTGCCGAAGGTCAAGAGCCACAGCCTGACCGTTCTCACCGCAGCCGTCAAGAATTTCTACGGTGTCATTCCCGGCCATCTGAAAACCGAGCTGCATAAAACCCATGCCCGAACGGCACGATTCGGAGGTCTGGTACGTGCGGTCTGCCGTGCGATGCCGGCCTCGCTCACCATTGCCGACGGCGTGTTGGCCATGGAAGGTGACGGGCCCTCATCGGGCACGCCGGTGCCGTTGAACTTTCTCGCCGCCTCGACCGACCCCTTTGCGCTCGATCTCGCGCTCTGCGATGTGCTTCGAATCGATCCTGGGCAGGTCCCCTATCTGGCCGGGCTGTCGCATGCGCCCGACTACACCGCTCGCGTGCGGTACGGCGAGTGTCCGGATGTGGCGCACTTCCGTCTGCCGCGCAACGCCTCGCGACTGATGTTGAACCTCTTGCCCGAATGGCTGGTGCGACGGGTCGGAACGCTCATTTGGTTCCGCCCGGCGTTCGGCTCGGCGTGCGTGCGCTGCGGAAAATGCGTCACGGCCTGCCCCGTGCGCGCCATTGCCCTGAGGGTGGGCGGTCTGCCGGAATTGAACGGCCCCGCATGCATCGGGTGCTGCTGCTGCCACGAGGTCTGTCCGGCGCACGCCATCACCATCCAACCCAGTCCGCTCGTGCGGCTGGAACGCCGTGTGGCGCGGGCCTTTGCGCCGCGCGCCCGCGATGCGTGA
- a CDS encoding small basic protein has translation MSQHTSLRGSGKITVKRNVLKRFERVNVLKERGQWKAGDRGLGLRKTKPSV, from the coding sequence ATGAGCCAGCATACGAGTCTCAGAGGTTCAGGGAAGATCACCGTCAAGCGCAACGTCCTCAAGCGTTTCGAGCGCGTCAACGTGCTCAAGGAGCGCGGCCAGTGGAAAGCGGGCGACCGCGGTCTCGGTTTGCGCAAGACCAAGCCGTCCGTCTAG
- a CDS encoding 3'-5' exonuclease, whose amino-acid sequence MTRMSWAARCGSTRPRTRRAIDRAGARGGPATMGVWQDMPAVEAEITALDFETTGSVPGWPVEPWQIGLVRVRGGRVVESSRVSLLLRIAAGRPFNAHAPGRHAHLREALACAPPLAEQWFSLTEAWLAGRPLAAHNVGTERTVLRRAAPLHPLGPWIDTLALTRLAYPGLPDYGLEAVIGGLGLEGRLREVSPQGQAHDAGYDACACAVLLEHLLALPRWKRVTLGALAVPVARKAVG is encoded by the coding sequence ATGACAAGGATGTCATGGGCCGCAAGATGCGGGTCAACGAGGCCAAGAACAAGACGCGCGATTGATCGGGCGGGAGCACGGGGCGGGCCCGCGACCATGGGAGTATGGCAGGACATGCCGGCTGTCGAGGCCGAGATCACGGCGCTCGATTTTGAAACCACCGGTTCCGTTCCCGGCTGGCCGGTCGAGCCCTGGCAGATCGGCCTGGTCAGGGTGCGCGGCGGCCGGGTGGTTGAATCAAGCCGCGTGAGCCTGTTGCTGAGGATCGCTGCGGGCAGGCCGTTCAACGCGCACGCGCCGGGACGCCATGCGCACCTGCGTGAGGCGTTGGCGTGTGCCCCCCCGCTGGCCGAGCAGTGGTTCAGTTTGACCGAAGCGTGGCTGGCGGGGCGGCCATTGGCGGCGCACAATGTCGGCACGGAGCGGACCGTCCTGCGCCGCGCCGCGCCGCTGCATCCGTTGGGCCCCTGGATCGATACGCTGGCGCTGACCCGGCTGGCCTATCCGGGTCTGCCCGACTACGGGCTCGAGGCCGTGATCGGTGGCTTGGGGCTGGAGGGGCGGCTGCGCGAGGTGTCCCCGCAGGGCCAGGCACACGATGCCGGTTACGACGCCTGCGCCTGCGCCGTGCTGCTCGAACACCTGCTGGCGCTGCCGCGCTGGAAACGGGTCACGCTCGGCGCGTTGGCCGTGCCTGTCGCGCGCAAGGCGGTTGGATAA
- a CDS encoding RNA-binding protein, which yields MEIYVGNLSYDMTEAQLRQAFEKYGTVKSARIIENRYNKKSKGFGFVEMPVRSEAEAAVKGLHDKDVMGRKMRVNEAKNKTRD from the coding sequence GTGGAGATCTATGTCGGCAACCTGAGCTATGACATGACCGAGGCTCAGTTGCGCCAGGCCTTCGAGAAATACGGCACCGTCAAATCGGCGCGTATCATCGAGAACCGCTACAATAAGAAGTCCAAGGGTTTCGGGTTTGTCGAGATGCCGGTGCGGTCCGAGGCCGAAGCTGCAGTCAAGGGGCTGCATGACAAGGATGTCATGGGCCGCAAGATGCGGGTCAACGAGGCCAAGAACAAGACGCGCGATTGA